The DNA segment ACGGCTTTCGCTACCGGATCCCCAATGCCACCCTGTTGTGCGTTTCCGACAAACCGCTGCACGGACAACCAAAGTTACCGACTTCGGCAAAAGCGTTTTATGCGGAAACTAAGAACCAGCATCTTGCCGTCGCCACCAATGCGATCCAAAGAATCAAACAAGAATACCCCGACGGCTTGCCCAATAGCGACATTCGAGCCCCCGAAGAATCCCTCCTAGAAGGTCCTGATGGGAGTTGTTAACCATCTGTCAGGTCAGGGGATTTGCGATTAGAGAGGTAGGCTTTTGGCTCTCCCCTTTTCTCTCATACTAACCGGACTGAATAGTGTCACCTTTCGCTCGGGACGTGCGAAAGAACGTCTTTTGGGAGCTACTTTCGCGGAGCGAAAGGCGACAATAAAAAATTCACAGTCTCTCCGCGAAAGAAGGCACTAAAAGATTTATGCCCAGCGGGCGACAGATACTTCGAATCTATTGGTACCCCTTTTCTCCATCATGGGTTTTCCAACCAGTCGCCGTTTACCAGTCTCGCGTTTCCATCGTGCCGATAAGCAGACCTTGCAACTTGGAGTCCTCGATTGTTTGGGAAATGAACCTCACCGCTCCGTCGCGAAAACCGACGTTTGTTCCGCCCGGATGAGGGCTCCCTATTCCATCGTTGTTCTGATTTATTCCTTCGAGGGCGACCGATTGTGGTAGTTCCGATGTTGGGTCCATCCAACACACCGATTGCTCGCGCTCGACAACCAGGATCAGATGCATGCCAAAGTCGTCGAGAGATTTTCCTACACCCTGTTGAAAGGCCGTGTTCTCACCTACGACGACCGAGTAGTTGGTCTGCCCGGGTTGGAGTTCCGCACTGGGGCACTGATACCTGAAGACGTTCAGGTCGTGGAATTGTCTGTTGTGTTCGCTGTCCCATGGTTCGTCGATCCGAAGTTTTCCCCACAGTTCCTGCTCGCCGAGATACGGTAGCAGCAGCACACGCCAACTGTGCAGTGGTTTGCCAGTCGCGTCGACGCTGTATGCCGGTGGAAGCGTGCCGTGCTCGCGTTCGTACAGCAGCATGCCCAGCGTAATCCGTTGGACGTTTTCCACACAGTCGATACGGTCATTGGCTTCGATGCTCGTCTGAAGTGCCGGCACATAAAGTATAGAGAACAGTTCGGCGACTTCCCGCGAACGCGCGCCGATGAAGAGATTGCTCAGCAACTTGTTGTTCCGTGGATCTAAGATGGGCCCGTTGATGTGTCCCGTTTCCAAGTCGTCAAATTGCTGATTAACCCGCTGCATGACGATATTCCAGTCGACAGAAAGATTTGCGATCCCGGTGTTAGGGATGGAGCCGTTGTTTTCCCATTGCGAGAATAGCTCCGCGAGCGATTTGTCGCCGTAAGCCATCGCCTGAAGGAAATCAAGCGATTGGTAGCGTTCAGCCAACAGCGTCCGGGACATGGGGATGCGAGGCGGAATAGCGTCTAGTTCATCAATTAGACGCCGTATTTGCTCTTTCGAAGGTTGCCTTTCTAGGAGGGAAGCAACACCGACCGTGGGAGCGATACCCTCGACCGCAATTCCGACCAGACGGTCCATTATTGTCCCTTGGTAGGTCGTGTGGCGTCCGAGGCGAACGCACGTAATCACGTCGTCGATCGCGCCGTCGATTTCGCCTGTTCCCAACCGATAGTTGGCTCGCGCAACGAGCATCCGGGCAAAGGAACGCGTCTTTTGAACTTCATTCAGCGAGGTCGTGTTTACAAGGGTTCCGTTTTCATCGATCCGTACGATCGGAAAACGGTACGCAGGATGTCGAACCGCTTCTGTCAACAGGTCCAGGATGGGGCCGATTTCTTCAAGCCACGGCTCCATCATCGGCAAGTCGTCGAGTGTCCAGGGTTCGTTTAGTTTCGCATCGAATTCAACTGCCTGAGTCTCTTCAAGCCCTTCATCGCTACAGTACTTTTTTAGGAAATCGTACGATTCGATATAGCTCATGCTGGGCGCGATTTCTGGATCGAGTCCGAGCTTCTCGTAGAATTGGCTGGCAGTGGACCGTTTCTGCCCGTCCTGCGTGACATCGCCTAACGCGCGGACAATAAGCCGATAACCATTGTTCTCGGTTTTTATCTCGGGCCCATAAAACTCGTCCTCAAACGCTGCGAAGTAATCGACTCGCGTACCTTCGCGGGTTAGCGGTTCGGTGATATATGTCGTCGCCCTCGATATCTTTAGCGGTGGCTTGCGAAAGAAGTTCCAGTAGACGAACACAGTGAGCAAGAGAAGCAGGATGCCGCCGTATTTTGCTGATCGAGCTAGGCATCCGAATGGTTTTCTATGCAGTATCGCCATTGCTTCGTTGACGTCTTTGATCGCGTCATCGGGATCGATCGACGTTGATTGGTCGTCCGGCAACGGCGGAGAGCTTGATCTATTTTCGGCCATAGTGGAGCTCCTGTTTGAGTTCATCGAACAACGCTCGCTCCTGTGGTGTTAGCGACGTCTCGTTCACCAATAACATCCGATCAAAGGGCGAAGCCGTCAGGTGATGCGACTGCGTTGGAGGAGATGATTCTGTGTAGATGTGGTTGAGAGAAAGGAAAACGCCCAATCCGCCCAGCAGTGCGCCGAACAATAGCCCCAGTAGCAGGCCGCTCGCGGCCGCATTGAACTGGGCAATTCGGATGTAGTGGGTCAGCGGGACCCTAACCGTCGCGGTCAGGCTCTCACAGGCCGTACTCTCGCCCAACAGTTCCGACCTCGCTCGGCTTTTGACTTCGTCGGAGAATCTCGCCTCACGACGTGGCCGCAGTTGAGCCAGCGTGGCTTCGATGGCGGAGATCTCTGGACGGTTTTTCGAGAGGTCTTTGTTTTCACGGTTCATGGCTTGCTCCTCCAATTCAAGATAGACTCTTGCGAAGCGTTTCGAGTCCTGAAACGTATCGGCGATGGACCGTTGACCGCGACGATTTCGTCAACCTGGCAATCTCCTCGAATGAGAGCTCGCCCCAAATTCTCGCGACGACGGTCTCACGCTGTTCAATCGGTAGTATTTTTAATTGTTCGGCCGCACGGCTCGCGTCAAGTCGTGTATCGACCGACGGTTCAAACCACATGGGCCGGTCCGTAGCGACGGACTCCTCCCGGGCACGAGAATGCTGACCTTTGTGGTGCATCGTGATCAGTTCATTACGAATCACGCTGTACAGCCACGCAACGACATTCTCGGGTGAATCGTTTGCCTTAACGCGACGGACTAATCGAAGAAAGGCCTCCTGAACGACATCTTCCGCCGAAACCTTGGACCACTGTCTTGCGAACAGCAGCAGCGCATCGGCGTGTGCATCCACGATTTCGGCAACGTTTTCATAGGAGCACCGCACATTCACCTCGTCACTGATTCGCCTGACACCTTGATGATAGACCGCGCCGCGACGAAGACTTCCCACTAAAAAAGCGAAAGGATTAAAAATAATTGCGGAATGGAGAACTACGAGCTTGTTTGGAGGCCGAGGGGAGCCCGGTTTTCTTTGCATGTCTCTAGAGACGAGGGTTCCGTAAGCATCCAACCCAGCAAGGCAATCAACCGGGCTAAACAGTGTCGCCTTTCGCTCCGCGAAAGAACGCCTGCAAGCGAAACTTTCGCGGAGAAACTATGAGGGGGGCTTGGAAGAGAAAAAAGGTTCGGCACACTCGTTGGGAGTTTGAATAGCTTTACAACTTCCACAACGAGGTACCGAACCCATGTCTAATGTTATCATGATTGGCTGCGATTTACACGGCCGTAACATGTTGCTCCGCTATGCTGTGGGCAATGGCGAAGCGCAGCAACTTTCCTACGACAACGACTCTAGCGGGCGGCGACGAATGGTTAATCGCCTCAAGAGTCTGGCCCAGAAACCAATCTGCAAGATTCGCCTTTTGCTTCTCACGCCTGCCTTAAAATTCACGCCCCGATCGGAAGGCTACAACTGTTTTTTGCTTTCGATTAAGTCGACTGGCTGTTAAATCAGGAGTTTCCGATTAGTGTTCAAATTGCAGGCGATCATCTGAACGGGGGCATGAGCCGATTAGGTTGATTCGGCCGGCGCACAGGGCAAGTATTGACTTCATCGACTGAGGGGATTTCATCTGGCAGGCTGGCTTTGTCCGGTTACTGATTCTCCCAGGTTCTGTTGTTATGGGGTTTCAGACGGCTCTATCGTCCCCTCGTTTGTCACGCGGAAGGTTGCATCGGAACGGACTGTTTTCGATTCGTCACTTCTGGCCAGCGAAACCTTTGTCGGCAAGCATCTTGTCATGGTCACGGTCATCTGTGGCTGCAATTCAACCTCGTCTCTCTGGTCGTTTGCTTCGAAGCGGATCGTTTCGGTTTTTTGGGAGTCATTGGTTAGCTTCAGCTGAAACGCCGCCGACTGTGGACGTCCAAATAATTGCACCGCATAGTAGGTGACACCATCCGTTGTCGCGACTGCTGCGCCCGTTTGGGTGATATAGTCGGCGAGCATGTTTTCTCGATGTGGAGGGGAATCGATCCAACCTTGAACAAATACTTCGATCAGGCTGGCAGCAGTAACGTCGCCGGTGTTCGTGCGATAAGCGATGTTCTCACGGACGATGCAGTAGTCGTAACCTGCCTTTTCCGCACGTTGTGCAGGTGTCATGCCGTTTGCTCGGTGCCCGTACTTGTCGGTTCGTGCCATGAACTCTGCAAACTTCTTAGCAGCTTGCATCAAGGGTTCATTTCGCTGCACCGCTTCTAATTGATTCGATTTGCGAAATTCATTGGTTTGATCAACGATGGCTCGCTGAACGGCCGTAATTATCTCCGTCGATTTCGCGCTTCCAGTTGCCGTCGAAGCTGGACGCGCATCTTGTCCGCTGGCGATCCCCATGGTTATGATCGACATCAATGAATAGAGTGAAATATGCGATATAAGATGGTTCATCATTGTCTCATCTTCGCCTTTGCTTAGAAAAACGGTGCGAGAGTTTAGTAACGCCGAGAATGGTGGGGGGTGGGATTGTCGATCGTCGTATTTGCTGCGATGCGTGCTTGCTCAGGTTCACCGGATATCGTCGAATTGTAATGCTCGATGCGGCGAATCATTTTACAACGCTCTTCTCCAGACTCTGCCTTCACGCTTCGCCGGTCGCAAAGGTTTTCCAGACAGTGTAAGTGCAAGCTCTACTTCATGCTCTTTGCGGTTGGAGTTGTACTCCAAGTTGGGGTACAGGATTTGAGCCGGGAAGTTTTGCACGAACGGTCGATTTCGGCTGCGCTGATTGAATTTTCTGCGCCGGTAAGCGTGAAGCCTTCAATATCCAGATCGGTGTCGAAGGTGGGTTCGGCAAAGTCCATTGGTTGCTTCTTATGTAAATCCGATTTTAGATGCAGCGGATGCTTAGTGATAATCCGTGAACGAGTTCGAACAAACTGGGCAACGATTTCCTAAGCCCCTTCTTCTACAGAACGTGCTTACGACAGTTCAGTAGCTGTCTCTAAAAGCGTAGAATCGCGGCGACGACGTCGGCGTCAGGGGGCATGAATTCGGGGCTGCATTGCAGCACATCGCCTCCGTTTCGCAGTGTTTCTAGGACCGCCTGATTCGTTTGTTCGCAGCGACCATCCCTCTGGCAAACCATCAACGAATCGACTTTGCCGGATTTCGCAGCTGCCAAGACCTCATCCAATTCAGCAGAAGCCTTGGAGTTCGCCAAAGCAGTCCCGAAGCGTTCATTGAAATCGCTATGGTCTGCCTTTAAGTGAGGGGTGATCGCCTTCTTAGCATGCTCGCGAAGTTCATCAGCGGTGCATTCGGAAGGGCTGCCATCGGCTTTTGCGTCTACGTGTACCTTGCCCGTTGCCTCGAAATGCCCGGTCACTTCGCTGGTGGCAACTACGACTAGCGGCAAACCTGTGTTATAGATCGCGGCGGCTACGTCATCGCCGACTAGGCACAGATATTGATCGCGGTCGGCCTCGATTTTACTCTCGCCTTCGCCTTGCCCGTGAAACATCGCAGTCGATGTCCCGGCGGTGTTGCCGACACTGCGATGACTGGTGTTCTGCAGGCTTACCTCCGGATCACGCGGCAATACCAATTCTTCGAATTTCGCTGGCAGTGTGGTCGTTTCGACCACGCTGAGCGATTCCCCGACAGCGCGGAACAGGCAGGCTTCGTCCCAGGAAAGCGAAAGCACGAAGTATTCGCCACCGGAATTGGATTCGCGGATCAACGGTTGAATAAAAAACGATTCGCCAATGAAAACCTTCTCATCGACGGCGCGATTGAGTCGAAACATACGGCAATCATCCCTGTTTAGGAAGATTGCTAGCCCCTCGCCTTGATGCTGCCAGAACTCGTTTTCGTCGGGTTTGGAAGCGAGGCTGTCCAGAAGGTCGTCATTATGCCCAGCCGCCTTCAGTTTCTCGCGAGCTTCTTTAAGCAAGTTCTTTAACCGAATAGGCCCTTGTTGAGTCTCACGTCCGCTGCGGTGTGTCGGCATCAATATAGAAACGCAGGGATCACCCGAAACCGAAGCGAGGTTCTTTAAGGCGTCCGGCAAAAGGGATTCAAGAGTCGTTGCGTCGCTTATGGTAGGCATGAGAGAATCCTTGGTAAGTGTAGCCGTGGTTGTTTCAACCACATCGTTCTGAAAACACGGTTGAGTAACCGCAGAAAACCTGTGCTGCAAACGAGGGGCCGCTTTCAGCAAATCGGCCGAGTTCGTCGGGGCGTTAAATCAAAAAGTGACCGTTTCCGAGTGGGAACTAGCGTCTGGTTACGGCAGGCACGATCGCCAGAGCGTGGGCAGACCGGTGATAAGTCACGAATCGATTTCACGTCTCCTCAAGCTTTCTCGATAGCAGCGGAGCTTGCGATCAGCCCGGAGAGAAATGCGGCATGTAATGTGCACTGAACTAGTGGAACCGCATTCAAGTTCACGGCATTGCCGCATTCAGTTTCACGGCATCAAGGACTGGGTTAGGTTGTTTCAGACGTCAAGTATTGGAGAGAATCTGTCGGAGCAGTAAGAGAGCCTGTCGGAGCCGTGCAAGGCCCCGACGAGACCGCGTCAGATTCCCAGCCGCCCGGATTGAGCGTGTGGACAATCGACAGCCATGCGGCGATCCCCCGCATTTCGATCGTAGGGTGAGGTCGCCTGCCAGTTGTGAGCGCGAAAGGTGCACCCGTGGAAACGGGCTCTTTGGGCAGCGTGCGGGCTCGATGGGGCGGCGCAATGAATGCCAGAGCAAGCGGACGGAAGTAGGTCGTGTGGATGCGGAGGCTGTTAACACGCCAGCTATCAATGTCACATCTCCAGCGAAACGCGATGTGAAGAGCTTCACGCCCTTAGCGGCCTACTATTTCTCGTTGGAAAGCACTTGCGAACAGGATGCATTTTCACGTCAATCTGGACAACACGGTTCCCTGCAAATTCTTTTTAACGAGCAATCGTCCGCTCTCGTACTTTAGTTGTTTGTGCTGCTGCGAGTCGTTTCATCGTGCAGGACCTGATCGATGACGATGCATGCACATAGGATGGCGACTTCGTTTTCGCCTTCGATCACATCTACGCCGTAGCTGTCGGTCCAGGACCATAACTTCTTGCTCACTCTTGCCACCGTCCGTCCCGATCGTTGAAACGTAAACTCATGCTCCCAAAAAGATCCGTCGATTGTGTAGTCGTTCGGGCCAGGCACGTCCAATGTGAACTTCTTTTTCAGCCAAGTCCATTCCTTGATCACCTCGGCAAATAGCTGATTGTTGATGAGGATTTGGTACCGAGGCTTCCATGACAACAGCTTTTGGCTAATGAACGCCAGCTCGTTGCGGTTGGGATCCTGGAAGGAGAGCTTGTTACCCCATGAGAACGCCACGCCATCGACGTAGTAACGGAGGTTCCCTTCGGCGTCATCAATGCTGAAATCATTGCCCCATGACCAGAACTTCTCTTTGATTCGAAAGATCATGTTTGCTCCATGTGTGAAATGAATTCCCGGCAGACAACTACAGGCTGATCCACAGCGTTGTGGGGGCGCTCCTTTTTCGAAGAGTGCTGCGGAGGAAAGCGTACGCGATCATTTTTCACTTCGTTTTAAGTACGCACATTGGGCTGGACTATGCAGCGGAAAACCCGTTCCCCTTCGTGTTCGAAGGCTGGGCAGTAACGTCCGCTTGAACGTGTGACGGTTTCCTGCGTCGCCGCCACTGCAGTCAGCTGAACTGCATTGAAGGTTCAAACGTTTTAGATCGCAAACAGATACCGGCATGCGGCAACTGTTTCAGGACGATTTTTACTGGTTGTTTTTGGCAAGCGGTTTTGACATGAGCACAAAAATGATCACGATCGATGCCGCTGCTAGGCAGGAGAGTCCTGTCACCATTGCTGGTGAAACTCCAAGTTTGAGCGATTGAATTCCGATCGCTGCCAGTCCCGCGATGCCGACTGCGGTTAGAGCCTCGCCTGCAATGACTCCCGATGAGAACAGCACGCCGCGGTGCAGCACGGTATCGTGCTCTTTCTCTGGTTTGCCTTTCGAGTAGAAGTGGGCGATCAAGCCGCCGATCAAGATGGGGGCTGCCAATCCAAATGGCAAATACATCCCGACCGCAATCGGCATCAAGTGAGCTCGGAACTTTGCTCCGCTGCGTTTCAGGGCTCCGTCGATCAATAGGATTGCGAATCCCAGGCCGGCACCGATTCCGATCATTTTCCATGGTAGTTCCCCTTCGCCTGCAAAACCTTTGGCGAGGCTGGCGAATAAACCGGCTTGAGGCGCGGACAGTTCCTTGCTTCCGATCCCGCCTCCATGTTCGTGAAGCAACGTCAAAACCGGCGCCATGACCAATGCCGCCACAGAGACTCCAGCGATCTGCATCATCTGCTGCCTGAACGGAGAGGCACCAACGAGGGAACCGGTTTTCAAGTCATTGCAAACGTCGCCGCTGGTGCAGGCAACACAGCACACGATCGCCGCAATACCAAGCGTGGCGACCATCCCGTCCATGCCGGTGTAATTAGCCAAGTACAGCAACGCACCGGCGACCAACACGGCCGTAATGGTCATTCCTGAAACCGGACTGTTTGAATTGCCAACCAAGCCGACGATGTAACTGGCGACCGCCGTGAAAAAGAAACCCATCACCAATATGACGACGGTCGATAGGAGAGTGATCCCCGTGTTGTGGGTGAACCAGTAATTCATCATCGCCAGCAACACGACGCATACCGAACCCAGCGTTAGGATGGCCCACGAAGGAATGTCGCGTTCCGTGTCTTTTTGCGTGACATCTTTATCGCCGGTCATCCCCTGCCATAGGTGTGCAATGGCAGCCACCAAACCATGTCGCACCGCGATCAGTGCGCTGAAACCGCCAACGACCATGGCTCCCACGCCAACATAGCGAAGCTGACTGCTCCAGATGCCATACGCTTGATCGACGGCGCTGTCAGCCCCTTCGCCGGTCAACCCACCGCCCAGCAGCGGAATCCCGATTAACCAAGCCATCGCGCCACCGATAAAGATCAAGATCGCCACGTTCAGTCGAACGATAAATCCAACGGCGATCAGCATCGGCGAAAGGTCGCCGCCGAAA comes from the Roseimaritima multifibrata genome and includes:
- a CDS encoding DUF1559 family PulG-like putative transporter, with amino-acid sequence MAENRSSSPPLPDDQSTSIDPDDAIKDVNEAMAILHRKPFGCLARSAKYGGILLLLLTVFVYWNFFRKPPLKISRATTYITEPLTREGTRVDYFAAFEDEFYGPEIKTENNGYRLIVRALGDVTQDGQKRSTASQFYEKLGLDPEIAPSMSYIESYDFLKKYCSDEGLEETQAVEFDAKLNEPWTLDDLPMMEPWLEEIGPILDLLTEAVRHPAYRFPIVRIDENGTLVNTTSLNEVQKTRSFARMLVARANYRLGTGEIDGAIDDVITCVRLGRHTTYQGTIMDRLVGIAVEGIAPTVGVASLLERQPSKEQIRRLIDELDAIPPRIPMSRTLLAERYQSLDFLQAMAYGDKSLAELFSQWENNGSIPNTGIANLSVDWNIVMQRVNQQFDDLETGHINGPILDPRNNKLLSNLFIGARSREVAELFSILYVPALQTSIEANDRIDCVENVQRITLGMLLYEREHGTLPPAYSVDATGKPLHSWRVLLLPYLGEQELWGKLRIDEPWDSEHNRQFHDLNVFRYQCPSAELQPGQTNYSVVVGENTAFQQGVGKSLDDFGMHLILVVEREQSVCWMDPTSELPQSVALEGINQNNDGIGSPHPGGTNVGFRDGAVRFISQTIEDSKLQGLLIGTMETRDW
- a CDS encoding RNA polymerase sigma factor, coding for MGSLRRGAVYHQGVRRISDEVNVRCSYENVAEIVDAHADALLLFARQWSKVSAEDVVQEAFLRLVRRVKANDSPENVVAWLYSVIRNELITMHHKGQHSRAREESVATDRPMWFEPSVDTRLDASRAAEQLKILPIEQRETVVARIWGELSFEEIARLTKSSRSTVHRRYVSGLETLRKSLS
- a CDS encoding CAP domain-containing protein, which encodes MSIITMGIASGQDARPASTATGSAKSTEIITAVQRAIVDQTNEFRKSNQLEAVQRNEPLMQAAKKFAEFMARTDKYGHRANGMTPAQRAEKAGYDYCIVRENIAYRTNTGDVTAASLIEVFVQGWIDSPPHRENMLADYITQTGAAVATTDGVTYYAVQLFGRPQSAAFQLKLTNDSQKTETIRFEANDQRDEVELQPQMTVTMTRCLPTKVSLARSDESKTVRSDATFRVTNEGTIEPSETP
- a CDS encoding baeRF3 domain-containing protein is translated as MPTISDATTLESLLPDALKNLASVSGDPCVSILMPTHRSGRETQQGPIRLKNLLKEAREKLKAAGHNDDLLDSLASKPDENEFWQHQGEGLAIFLNRDDCRMFRLNRAVDEKVFIGESFFIQPLIRESNSGGEYFVLSLSWDEACLFRAVGESLSVVETTTLPAKFEELVLPRDPEVSLQNTSHRSVGNTAGTSTAMFHGQGEGESKIEADRDQYLCLVGDDVAAAIYNTGLPLVVVATSEVTGHFEATGKVHVDAKADGSPSECTADELREHAKKAITPHLKADHSDFNERFGTALANSKASAELDEVLAAAKSGKVDSLMVCQRDGRCEQTNQAVLETLRNGGDVLQCSPEFMPPDADVVAAILRF
- a CDS encoding LURP-one-related/scramblase family protein, with translation MIFRIKEKFWSWGNDFSIDDAEGNLRYYVDGVAFSWGNKLSFQDPNRNELAFISQKLLSWKPRYQILINNQLFAEVIKEWTWLKKKFTLDVPGPNDYTIDGSFWEHEFTFQRSGRTVARVSKKLWSWTDSYGVDVIEGENEVAILCACIVIDQVLHDETTRSSTNN
- a CDS encoding OPT family oligopeptide transporter yields the protein MSDNLSEKPAAPALKSTAEITIRVVVLGLILSVVMGAANVYVGLKAGMTVSASIPAAVMAMLLFRLFFKNSTILEANQVQTCASAGESLAAGIIFTMPAMILIGYWTEFDYWTVTLVAFTGGLLGILFMIPMRKVFVVDNDELKYPEGVACAAVLQAGASEEKDGAGTSLIVGGILGGVVKLVGGFLGLISGSLETAGVAGSRIFYFGGDLSPMLIAVGFIVRLNVAILIFIGGAMAWLIGIPLLGGGLTGEGADSAVDQAYGIWSSQLRYVGVGAMVVGGFSALIAVRHGLVAAIAHLWQGMTGDKDVTQKDTERDIPSWAILTLGSVCVVLLAMMNYWFTHNTGITLLSTVVILVMGFFFTAVASYIVGLVGNSNSPVSGMTITAVLVAGALLYLANYTGMDGMVATLGIAAIVCCVACTSGDVCNDLKTGSLVGASPFRQQMMQIAGVSVAALVMAPVLTLLHEHGGGIGSKELSAPQAGLFASLAKGFAGEGELPWKMIGIGAGLGFAILLIDGALKRSGAKFRAHLMPIAVGMYLPFGLAAPILIGGLIAHFYSKGKPEKEHDTVLHRGVLFSSGVIAGEALTAVGIAGLAAIGIQSLKLGVSPAMVTGLSCLAAASIVIIFVLMSKPLAKNNQ